The Gossypium arboreum isolate Shixiya-1 chromosome 6, ASM2569848v2, whole genome shotgun sequence DNA window GTTTTTGTGGGACGGGTTAACTGGTTATATAATGTGGCTTTTTTCTTATGCTGGCTTTTTGTAGTTTTTTTTGACTAGGTTGTTTAAATTGATATGCTGTTGGCATGATTATCTTTGATCTTTTTTTAGCTTTGAATTTATGTTTGTTTAACATGTAAAATGCTTATTTGTTCTGAAAGTTATTTTACCTAGTTAGTTGGGTTGGCTTATTGATATTGTATATACTAATAATCTCAGGTTGCTGCAAGGGCTTTTCATGAGTATCAGTTTCTTCCAGAGCATTCAAGTCTTAGATCTGATGCATATGGACTTGTTACTCAGTCTCATTTTCATGAATCCCCAGTCAGTGGTGTGAGGGGTAGAGCTTCACCGTTTGTGCATGGAGAGGAACCATTGTCCAGGATTCATGGCATTCAAGGTCATGGATCTCGAGCTCGCGTGTTACCTCAGCAAGGAATAATTCCTTCATCATCTCATGTGGCTGATGATTCTCTTGCAGAAAGGAATTCATTTACAAATGGGAGAAATGCTCCGTCTATTTGCCATCCGGTGTTGGGGTCTGAAGATTCATATATGCTGTCTGCTGAGCAATCCTTGAATAATGATGCTGATCCACGGATCGATAGGAAACGCAAGGTGTCTAGCTTGGTataatatgttatatatattaccTATTTCCTTCCTTGATTCTAATTCTGTATATCATTTATTTcgtttatcatttttttttcttgtagAGTGATGAAACTAGAATTGCAAAGGAAGTTGAGGCACATGAGAACAGGATTCGTAAAGAGCTTGAGAAACTAGACCATAAAAGGCGAAAGGTTTTctgttttttaaattattattgaccACGAACATTGCTTCCAAGGGAATCCTCTATATTCACTCATATCATTAAAATTGTTTTTCTCAGAGTGAAGAGAGGATGAGGAAAGAAATGGAAAGGCTTGAACGTGAAAGAAGGAAGGAAGAAGAGAGGTTGATGCGTGAGAAGCAGCGGGAAGAAGAGAGAACACAACGAGAGCAGAAACGTGAAATGGAAAGAAGACAAAAGTTTTTGCAGAAAGAATACTTGAGAGTAAGAATATTTTGCAAATGATGTCCTGACCTTAATCATAAGTGATGAatattttctttctcctttctagTCATGATGAatattttctttctcctttctagTCATGACTTTTAATTTTGGGGTTTACCTTTAGGCTGAGAAAAAGAGACAAAAGGAAGAGCTGCGAAGAGAGAGAGAGGAGGAGAGACGTAGAGTTGCCAGGGAAAAGGCAACTGCACGGAAAATTGCTAAAGAGTCTATGGATCTTCTTGAAGATGAACAGCTAGAACTCATGGAGTTGGCTGCTGCTAGGAAGGGAATATACTCAATTATTCATCTAGAACATGATACCTTGCAAAATCTTGAGTCATTTAGAGGTAAATATCACTTGAAGTCTTGAATTGCATTTGTCTACTTGCTTTTATTTAATTTGGCTTTGATTGGTGAGCTTTTTGGATCTCCACagttgaaaataatatattttcagATTTTCCTGAGATTTATTTTTCCCCATTCTATGGTAAATCTCACTTGAATTGCATTTGTTGTACTTTGATTGGTAAGCATTTTGGATAGCAGAAAAGTCTTTCAGATTCTATTGATCTTTTTCATTTGAATGAAAATAGTTGATGCCACTAATATAATGAATGTTTCTAAGTGGTTTGTTGGAGTAATTTTATGTTCCCTGTAAagaacaattaaaataatttactgTTTAGGAGGGATATGATACTAGGTGTACTTAGGGTTGAGTAGTTGATCGAGTTGAGTCAAGTTGGGTGAAAAAAATTCAAGTTAGTTGAGTTTACTAGTCTTATTTTTTCAACTAAACCTgatttgaaattttattgaatcgagtcaaaagaaaagaaattttgaGTCAAGTCGAATAAATCATtcgagttaaaataaatattcaatcaTATTTAGTATGATGAAGGAAGTCCTATAGTATTTTACTTGAATTAAAGTCCACTTTAAAAATTAGAAATCATCATGAGACACAATTTTAAATGGAAAATTGTTTAATGAAAAGGTTAATACCTTGAGACTTGAAATCTCACTCTTAGCTATCAACAAgtgattctaaaaaaaaaaaaaaacaatgagaGAAAGTTAGGGAATTTCACCAAAAAATAATAGAACATGTGTTTAGACTAATAGATCGAAAAGCCATACTAGTTAGATGACTAATCTGAACATTCAATACCAACATCAACGAGTCTTCTAGTTTTTGTAAAAAAATCAGCTTGATTGGACCACGGGTGATCTTTCGAATGTTGACTTGATCAAAACTTTGCACAATAGGTAGGGttgaattatatttaattatttgaattattcgagttatttgaaCAACTCGAGTTGTACATTTTAAATCCGAGCTAAACTATTGAACTTAACTATTTAATCGAGTTGACTTGAACaactcaaactatttaatttgaaatttaaaaatttaattggtTTTTCAAATTGAGTTGGATTCTGCTCAccctaggtatactagtcatatATCTATCACTTGGATTTGCAGAAAGATTGTGATATGTTTCCCTTGctgtttattcttatttttaatgattcttggatttttcaATTCTTGATGGGTTTTAGCTGCTGATAACCCTAATATTTCTGTTTTAGATTCATTAAGCGTGTTCCCGCCCAAGTCTGTGCAATTGAAAGGACCATTTGACATTCAACCGTGGATTGATTCAGAGGAGAATGTTGGGAATCTTCTCATGGTATAACATACTTGCCGGTTTTTCATCTGCTATAAGTTACATATCTAGTGATCTTTATATCTTTGAGTTTGTTTCCTAAATGATTTAaggtaaaattataaatatagcCACTTTTATTTCTAAAGGTAAAAGGACTATTAACACAGTTTCCTTTATCAGGCATGGAGATTTTTGATTACTTTTGCTGATATTCTCAGACTATGGCCTTTTACTCTTGATGAGTTTGTCCAAGCTTTTCATGACTATGTAAGTATCCAATGGAATgccttgttttctaattttcaTTTTTTGTTCAGCTTCCTAGATGTGATATTGTTACAAATTTAACACCAGGATTCAAGGTTGTTGGGTGAGATTCATGTTGCTATTTTGAGATCAATAATAAAAGATATTGAAGATGTTGCAAGAACACCAGCAACTGGATTAGGGATGAATCAGTACTGTTCTGCCAACCCTGAAGGTGGACACCTTCAGATTGTTGAAGGGGTAAGTGGTGTTATAGGTTTTTCATGTTGCTTATTTTCATTGCTGCTGAACCATTTTGCATTTGGTGTTTGCCAGGCATATTCCTGGGGTTTTGACATCCGGAATTGGCAGCATCACTTGAATCCACTGACATGGCCTGAAATTTTCCGGCAATTAGCAATCTCTGCTGGTTTTGGACCTCAGTTGAAGAAACAAAATGCAACATGGACATACACGGGTGATAATGATGAGGTTGTTGTAACTTTATTGCAGTCCTCTCTTTCTGCATAATGACGATCAACTTCTTTCTCCTTTAACAGTATTTAGTGTGTCTGTTTGTCTGTATATgtatgtttattttttttatctgGACCTGCAGGGTAAAGGTTGTGCTGATGTAGTTTCTACTCTACGCAATGGTTCAGCAGCTGAGAATGCATTTGCATTGATGCGAGAGAAGGGTCTGTTACTTCCTAGGAGATCGAGGCATCGTTTGACACCTGGAACTGTCAAATTTGCAGCTTTTCATGTTCTTTCGCTGGAGGGAAGCAAAGGATTAACAGTTCTAGAACTTGCAGATAAGATTCAGGTGAGTTTGGGTTGTGTTCCTATTTAATGTCAAATtaatttgaatgtttacttaCCTTTTCCTAATTTATCTGTTTCCTATTAGAAATCTGGACTTCGGGACCTTACAACAAGCAAGACTCCGGAGGCTTCTATTTCAGTTGCTTTGACAAGGGATGGAAAGCTCTTTGAAAGAATAGCTCCTTCAACTTATTGTGTACGACCTGCCTATAGGAAAGATCCCGCTGATGCAGAGGCCATACTAGCAACTGCAAGGAGAAAGATTCGGCAATTTGAGAATGGATTTTTAGGTGGAGAAGATGCTGATGAAGTTGAAAGAGATGAGGTGGAAAGAGATGATGTTGAAAGAGATGAAGACTCTGAATGTGATGTTGATGAGGATCCTGAAGTTGATGATATAGCTACTCCTTCAAATGTAAACAAAGATGCTGACTACCCTAAGAATGAAGTAAATACTTGTTTAGGAAGTAAAAATTTCCATGCCTCAGCTGATGATGAATTGGATGTTCCGGCTGAATTTGATAAGGATTTTCCACCTTTCCCTTCAAATACTGTGAAGGTTGATAATGATCCAAGTAATACTGGACAATATGTTGCCAGTGAGGAGAATGGAACAGGCAATCCTGATCAACAGAATATTGAAATTGATGAAAGTGAGTCTGGTGAGTCGTGGATTCAGGGTCTTTCAGAAGGCGAATATTCTCATCTTAGTGTCGAGGAGCGCCTTAATGCCCTTGTTGCCTTAATTGGTATTGCAAATGAAGGGAACTCTATTCGTGCTGTGCTTGAGGTAGATCTTTAGCTACAGTTTTGTATGACTGTTCTGTTGCTTGCTTATCATTTTCTTCTTTGTAATTTTGATTTATGAATTTCGCAGGATCGTCTGGAAGCAGCAAATGCTCTTAAAAAGCAAATGTGGGCTGAGGCTCAGCTTGACAAAAGTCGTCTGAAGGAAGAATGTATAATTAAAATGGATTTTCCACCTGTCATGGGAATCAAGACTGAAGCTCAACTGCCTAATTCTGCCGTGGAAGGCAGCCGAAGTCCATTTCCTGTTGCTGATAATAAAAATGATGAGGCATCTCCAAGCATTCCAGAAGACCAAAAACCCTTGCTATGTTCACAAAATGTTCAAAATGACCTCAATAGTTATCCTGCTGAAAGGGCCTTGGTACTTCAAGATGCCTCCATGGGTCCAGAAAACTTCTGTGCTCAGCAGCATGGATATGCTTCGAAAAGATCACGCTCACAGTTGAAATCATACATAGCCCACAGAGCGGAAGAGATGTATGTATACAGGTCCTTACCTCTTGGCCAAGATCGTAGGCGAAATAGATACTGGCAGTTTGTTGCTTCTGCTTCTAAAAATGATCCTTGTTCCGGCCAGATATTCGTTGAACTACATGACAGAAAATGGAGGCTGATTGATTCTGAAGAGGTACGCTATACTCATTAGAAAGGGAACTCTGTTGATATATGTTGGAATGAATTGCTAGACTAATCAGAAGAATAGAACTTTTATAACTTAAATCTGAATTTTTTTGACAATGTATTCCCTCAATTTCTTTGTAGGCTTTTGATGCTCTCTTGGCATCTTTGGATGCACGAGGAATCAGGGAATCTCATTTACGGATAATGTTGCGAAAGATTGAATCCTCCTTCAAAGAAAATGTTCGTAGGAACTTGCACTCTGCCAGGGCTATGGGCCGAAGTGGAAACTCCTCTGAGAATGAAGCTTCTGAAATTGATTCCGGTCCTGATTTTAGTGGCAGTTTTGACAGTCCTCGTAATGGGATCTGTGGGTTGAATTCTGATGCATCAGAGACATTACCTTGTTTCAAAATTCAGCTTGGGAGAAACGAAAATGAGAGAAAGTCGGCCATGAAAAGGTATCAAGATTTCCAGAGGTGGATGTGGAATGAATGTTACAATTCCTCGACTTTGTGTGCCATGAAATATGAAAAGAAGAGATGTACGCAGCTATTGGCTGTTTGTGATACTTGCCTTGGCTCTCATATGCCGGAGGATGTGCATTGTAGTTACTGCCACCAGACGTTTCGCGCCTTTAAcaataattttaatttctatGATCATGAGATTCGGTGCAAAGAAAACAGGAAGCTAGACAACAAGGATAAACATACTCTCGATTCTTCTCTCCCCATGGGAATCAACTTACTAAAGTCCTTTTGTGCTCTAGTTGAGGTGAGTTAAAACAACAGCTTACTTTCGAATTTCCTATATAAAATGGAATTCAAATTCTATGTTTTTGTCTCAAACTTTTACCTTTGCAGGTATCTATTCCGCCAGAAGCCCTTGATTCAATGTGGGTGGAGGGCCAGCGAAAGATGTGGGGCAGGAAGCTTAATGCATCTTCTTCCGCAGATGAACTCCTAAAGGTTTTCATTTATTTGAAATAGTTCTAAATTCCGAAAACAATCCATTTAATTAAGGCTTTTATTTGTGGATTTCTCCTATTACTGTGATCAAATTGGGATCTCAACAATTTTTGCTTCGTAAGTTGATGAAGAAGTTAGCGGTTATTGCTAATAGACTAAAAGACTGCCATTTGATTGCATTCTCAAATGAAACATTGTGCGAACTTTGTATCTTATCTCTTAACTCGAGCATTTAGACTTTTAATAGCATTTGCCTCTTTCTCTTGTTTTATGCAATTTTGATGTTGGTCTCACTCGAATGTCATGTTGGCGTTGCAGCTGTTGACACAGCTTGAGAGTGCCATAAAACGAGATTATTTATCGTCCAACTTTGAAACAACAAAGGAGTTATTGGGTTCTAGTCTTCAGTCAGAGAATGATTCTTCTACTGTTTCTGTGCTTCCATGGATACCCCAAACCACTCCAGCTGTAGCTTTAAGGCTTTTGGAGCTTGATTCGTCCATCATGTATGTAAAACCAGAGAAAGTCGAGCCTCCGGAGAACAGGGAAGCTAGAGCATCATATATAGTGAGTGGTTCTCGATACTTTTTTCTCCCTTCTTCGAGTCTAATATACTAATATATGGGTACATTTTACTGTGGTCTATCAAATGTAAGCTAAACGTTTTTGTTGAATATGCAGAAGCTTCCTTCGAGAACCTCTCTTTTCATCAAGAATAAAGAGCTTGGATTAAAAGAGCTAGACCAAGATGAGCCTATGAAAGAAAACTTTACCGACCTGAGTAACAGTAAACGCAGCAGCTATAAACGGGGAAGAGGCGCTCGTGAGCAAGGATCTGGTAGAAAGTGGCAGAGGAAAGGTTCTGGTTCCAAATCTGATGCCGGCAAGCAAAGTGTTAGAGAAAACAATAATTTAAGTTTCCAGCTCAAACAACAGAGCCAAAGAACCGGTCAGAGTTCTGGACATGGCCGTCGAACAGTTAGAAAGAGAGCTGAAAGTAGAGCTGCTAATAGTACAACCATGGCTCGGATGAGTAATGTGGTTAAACCAAAGGCTGATGCGATATCTGTACGAGATTTGGATGAAGAATGGAGGGCTGAAAGATTTGGGATGATGGCAACGGTAAATCCTCCTGATAGTAACAGTACGGAAGAGGAGTCGGATGACGATGGGCAAGGTGAAGGATACGGACAAGGAAACTGGGAGCTAGATCTTAATGGTGCCTCTAATGGGTGGAGTCGAGAACCGATGGAAGCTAGCTATGAAGAGGATGATGCTTATGAAGATGATAATGGCATTGAACAGGTGGTAGAAGAAGAATCCGATGGCGATTTGGAGATGAGTGATGCATCTGATGATGTCCCAAATGAAACTAGAAACGATGATGTCTTGGACTCGGCAGATTCCGAAGATTATAGTGATTAAACGAAGGGTTTTTCGACGGAAATTAGTTTAGATTGTACCACTTAGGGCATTTACACTCGTAACTCGAGCCGAATTCGAATTTAGTAATACTCAACTCAAACGACTTGAAAGCTTTGagctttttatttttaacatgtatttcaaatgtttttatattattaaattacattattatctttatgtaaatattattaaCTTTAAGCTTATTATTGAGCCGATTCAGTTAAGTTTAAGTTTGGATATGAATAAATTTAATCGAGCTTGAGTACAAATATTAATAAATGAGTTTAATCAAACTCGAGTATAAAAATAGATGTTTGATTGAATTTGAACCGAGTAATGAGTTTTGGATTTTGagtcgaatttaaaacttattaGTATTTGAGTACAATTTAGTTTGATtatacaaaataataaattaatagccAAAATGGAACATGACATAAACAAGTTACTTTTTGAAGACAATGAATTACAGTCCGATTTCAAAGAATTTTCAAGCTCAGACTTGTTTTTAAGCCGGCTCGATCCAACACAAAAATTGTTTCTTTATTCAAAatactaataaaattttaaaatatatttttatattaatatttatatattcttataattaaatttaaaattatattttattacttaAATTTAATTCTGCCacccaaaataataaattaaattattattattctaaaacATAAATgtagtaaaataagaaaagatgaaGTTTGACCCaatttttaaggactaaattgaatacaaTAATCAAAACTAAATTGTAGATTAGATATTTTTAGGCAACCTTTAACCTCTACTCATAAAATTGTCGTAATTCCCAACTTGTAGAGCCAAATCTTgtataaaatatttgttttaaattgagTTTATATTTCACACaccaataataaaaaataataatttcgaAAATGAGGTTAAAACTCAATCAtaatcttttttttcctttttagtgttttatttaattatagatCTTCACCTCCTaatacaaaattatttttcttattggCATAATGTGAAATTTAGTCATCAacatttatacattttattaatttGGTCATTATTCATTTTTGAAATAAATTCAATCATCAACTTTTTGAAAAAAGtctaattactttttttttaatgaaaaatattgaTTAAAACGTTAAAGTTTTACATCAGCCAATCATATATACAATTGGAAAGGGGTCTTGATTAATTGTGGTAAAATCAATCGCTTCGTTAGTATCTCCAACCGTATATGCTTTTCCAAAATCTTAAACTCAAACGAATGAAGTTAATGAAGGTTATTCTTCTTCGATTGAATCACTGATTCTCGACCTTTTTCTTGACTGCTCATCATCCACATTTATATTAGTATAAAATTTCAACAAATATTgtgaaatataattaaaattaattaaaagccaCAATTTTAGAGTAATAAAACTTGTAAATAGATCATTGAATCAAGTTTTAATTTTGATTATGATACTCAAatatttaacttatatatattatatctatATTGTTTTTAATCTTGTAAATTGAATATTTTTTATGTGCGATTCAAAATAAGTATGGAAATGTGGATGATGAGCGGCCAAGAAAAAGATAGAGAATCAGTAATTTAATCAAAGAAGACTAAGCTTCATCAACCACATTTGTCTCGGTTGAAGATTTTGGAAAAGCATATACGGCTGGACATACTAGCTAGGTGATTGATTTTACCATATATGGCTAGAGATATTATGAGGTGATTGACGTAAAACTTTAAcattttaatcaatatttttcgttaaaaaaaatgcaatttaactttttttttaaaggttGATGGTCAAATTTAGTTCAAAAATGAATAATGGccaaattaacaaaaaataaataaatattaaggactaaatttaattccaattttttttatcattgatgtaagaaaaacaaaatcaatttaaaacaaatattttatacAAGATTTGGCTCTACAACTTGAGAATTACGACAATTTTATGAGTAGAAGTTGAAGGTTGCCTAGAAATATATAATCTATAATTTAGTTTTGGttattatattcaatttagtccttaaaattgaATGAAGCgtcatcttttcttatttttctacATTTATATTtgagaataacaataataatttaatttactattttgggtggtttgaattaaatttaaataattaaattttattaataaaaatatttttaaatttttattaatattttgaacTGTAAAACAACTTTTTGTGCTGGATCGAGCCAATTTGAAACAAGTTTGAACTTGAAAATTCTTTGAAATCTTTCTAGTcattgatttattattttatatatcagAGTTTTGAAAAGAACAATGAACTTGAAAATAAATATaggataaaatataaaaatagtcgTCCAACTATGCCTTTAGTTCTATTTTgatcatttaattattaattttttcaatttaattacttaacttttgaaataaaatattttagaacTAAATCGAAAAAAATAATAGTTAGATGACTATTTTGTAGTTTACCCataaatataacataaattattaaatagagtTAATATTTGATACGTTACTAGTGAAAAAATTAATTTCACAAGCAAGATTCAAATACTATCGCATgtcttttataaaaaaaaatcttaattttatatttttattaaacctTGAAAGGTATATGTCGTGTATTTAACTTTACTTGTGAAGTTTTTAAACTCGAATtgattcaattcatataaatcaaACTCAAAATCAACTTTTGTTTTATATCAACACAACGCAatcgaatatacaaatatatcaaaatttatacaAATATACATCACTTTAAACACAAATATGAACTATCCCAAACCCTGAACATTGCAATATCGTTGCAAGGAACAGTCCCGAACCCTGAACATGAACTGTAAAATAAATATGGATGATTGCTTGTTGAAGAAGTTTTTATGGGTGTTTAGATTTTGACGATGATGCGGTGGTTTAGTGTTTGTATCAAGATAATAAAGGATAAATGCCATGATTGTTAAAAAGGATAACTCTGAACCTTGAACATGAACTATAAAACGAACATGGACTTGATGTAAAAAGAATCAATACTAGGCAACTAAACAATTACTTATTGAAGAAGCTTTATGGGTGTTTAGATTTTGATGAGGATGCAATGGTTTAGTTTGTATCAAGATAATAAACGATAAACACCATGACTGTTGAGAATGATAACCTCGAACCTGAAAATGAACCATAAAACTGACATGGACTCgattgtaaaaaaaaatcaatacttGGCAACCGAACAATTACTTGTTGAAGAAGCTTTATGGGTGTATAGATTTTGATGGTAATGCAATGGTTTAGTGTTTGTATCAAGATAATAAAGGATAAACACCATGATTACTGAAGAAACAAACATTGGGATTGGTCCAAAAAACCAAAGAATCAAATCAAGAGCAAAATAAAGTGATCGAAGCCCAAGTGACCAAAACTCGCCACCTCGAAGAACAGTTAATTTCACAGTTTCCATCGGTACTTCACAATTGGGTGTAGTTATCAAATAATTTGCATGAACAAAGTTCCTTGCCGATTGAACAAAGCAACAAAATGCAATGAAAAAACAAGTTAAAATGCAAATATATTTGATTGACATCGTGGATTGCCTTGTATCTCCATAGATTAAATTGCTTACGAAGAAATTATTTGATGAATTCCCGAGCCAAGCACCGATTAGAGAGCTTAGTGTTAAACAAACTGAGCATAAAAAAGTTGCAGCTGAGGTGTTCGACGCAATGACTGTTAGAGCATTGCTAATAGCTTCTTTATCAGCCTACAAAAATGAAGAAGGCAATAATCAAACACATGGTGaacaacaaaaaaagaaaaagataaatttattttttggtcattaaattattaataagtttacgttttgattattgaattatttgaaaaattttatttaagttattggaATGTTAGTATCGCTGTTGCATGGCTTTTTTTATTCGTACCATATGCACCAATCAAaagctttcatttttttttctattttacagtttaatttttttcataaaacaacTTTGATAGTCACGAATTTGTGAATGAAAATTCAAATAGTTTTATTTTTCAATCTTTGACACTGAACGTTAGTTTGACTTGAATCTAAGGTATGTTATTTTACTCGTCGATAGGTATTGAACTACCGTATCAATTGTCGAATCCTCATTCGGAGCTTTGCTAGCCAGACTttttttaaaactaaatttaacaatctaatgacttaaataaaaacttttgaatactttagtaaccattttataactttttaaagtaGAATGATCAAAACGTAAACTAACTAAAATAAAAGATGGGTTGATCGAGTTCAAAAAAGAGGTAATCATTACCTGCAATACTCGTTCGACCCAAGCTTCTTTATCGGTGTTTTCAAAACCGATCACCGTTGTGTGAGGACGATGTATGTATCTATATAAAAGGAATAGATGGTAAGCAAACATGATGAGCAAACCGGCAGGGACTAAAATCAAATCAAGATTCTCCTTTTTGAAAGACATTTGGGTTTATTTTTCTATTACAATTTTGGGTTGAATTCAGTTTTCAAAAATGATTGAAATGATTATATGTAGGAATTGATGGATTGttataacttgggaatttttggATTGTAACTTGTTGTAGAAGGGACATATTCACAATCAATGCCTTGTAACTTGCCAACTTTCTTTCCTAACTATTCTGCCAACTTGTATTATTGTTTAGGGAcaaatatcaaatttatacatgaattttggtttaatgtacaatttgatacatgaattttgattttgtgcaTTTTATGTACATAAAACTTGAATTGTGATTCGATTTTGTGCATTTTATGTACATAAAACTTGAATTGTGATTCATATG harbors:
- the LOC108482975 gene encoding homeobox-DDT domain protein RLT1-like isoform X5: MEAGSEGENNQINNPNKNVSSSNEGNVKPKRQMKTPFQLEALEKAYALETYPSEATRAELSEKLGLTDRQLQMWFCHRRLKEKKDTPTKKPRKVAALPPESPIDELRAGPGPDYGSGSGSGSSPNMDTRKLGGSSSRGMTEDVQTVRRYYESQQSIMELRAIACVEAQLGEPLRDDGPMLGMEFDPLPPDAFGAIPEPHNRPGHPYESKVYERNDGRSSKVAARAFHEYQFLPEHSSLRSDAYGLVTQSHFHESPVSGVRGRASPFVHGEEPLSRIHGIQERNSFTNGRNAPSICHPVLGSEDSYMLSAEQSLNNDADPRIDRKRKSDETRIAKEVEAHENRIRKELEKLDHKRRKSEERMRKEMERLERERRKEEERLMREKQREEERTQREQKREMERRQKFLQKEYLRAEKKRQKEELRREREEERRRVAREKATARKIAKESMDLLEDEQLELMELAAARKGIYSIIHLEHDTLQNLESFRDSLSVFPPKSVQLKGPFDIQPWIDSEENVGNLLMAWRFLITFADILRLWPFTLDEFVQAFHDYDSRLLGEIHVAILRSIIKDIEDVARTPATGLGMNQYCSANPEGGHLQIVEGAYSWGFDIRNWQHHLNPLTWPEIFRQLAISAGFGPQLKKQNATWTYTGDNDEGKGCADVVSTLRNGSAAENAFALMREKGLLLPRRSRHRLTPGTVKFAAFHVLSLEGSKGLTVLELADKIQKSGLRDLTTSKTPEASISVALTRDGKLFERIAPSTYCVRPAYRKDPADAEAILATARRKIRQFENGFLGGEDADEVERDEVERDDVERDEDSECDVDEDPEVDDIATPSNVNKDADYPKNEVNTCLGSKNFHASADDELDVPAEFDKDFPPFPSNTVKVDNDPSNTGQYVASEENGTGNPDQQNIEIDESESGESWIQGLSEGEYSHLSVEERLNALVALIGIANEGNSIRAVLEDRLEAANALKKQMWAEAQLDKSRLKEECIIKMDFPPVMGIKTEAQLPNSAVEGSRSPFPVADNKNDEASPSIPEDQKPLLCSQNVQNDLNSYPAERALVLQDASMGPENFCAQQHGYASKRSRSQLKSYIAHRAEEMYVYRSLPLGQDRRRNRYWQFVASASKNDPCSGQIFVELHDRKWRLIDSEEAFDALLASLDARGIRESHLRIMLRKIESSFKENVRRNLHSARAMGRSGNSSENEASEIDSGPDFSGSFDSPRNGICGLNSDASETLPCFKIQLGRNENERKSAMKRYQDFQRWMWNECYNSSTLCAMKYEKKRCTQLLAVCDTCLGSHMPEDVHCSYCHQTFRAFNNNFNFYDHEIRCKENRKLDNKDKHTLDSSLPMGINLLKSFCALVEVSIPPEALDSMWVEGQRKMWGRKLNASSSADELLKLLTQLESAIKRDYLSSNFETTKELLGSSLQSENDSSTVSVLPWIPQTTPAVALRLLELDSSIMYVKPEKVEPPENREARASYIKLPSRTSLFIKNKELGLKELDQDEPMKENFTDLSNSKRSSYKRGRGAREQGSGRKWQRKGSGSKSDAGKQSVRENNNLSFQLKQQSQRTGQSSGHGRRTVRKRAESRAANSTTMARMSNVVKPKADAISVRDLDEEWRAERFGMMATVNPPDSNSTEEESDDDGQGEGYGQGNWELDLNGASNGWSREPMEASYEEDDAYEDDNGIEQVVEEESDGDLEMSDASDDVPNETRNDDVLDSADSEDYSD